A genomic window from Thermococcus nautili includes:
- a CDS encoding methyltransferase RsmF C-terminal domain-like protein, producing MSNPRDEIGKTGDAELVKRLLIENYGYAPELIYEIRGNHSKVYAYKPCQLKISDTGRRGIYFGRIESDGIRLTIEGAFLVGPKATKNVVELDDERARRYLAGESVEVDAPDGWVLLKWRSYYLGSAKAKNGRLLNYVPKERRLRIE from the coding sequence ATGAGCAACCCGAGGGACGAGATTGGGAAAACCGGCGATGCCGAGCTCGTTAAAAGGCTCCTTATCGAGAACTACGGTTATGCTCCAGAGCTAATCTACGAAATCCGGGGCAACCACAGCAAGGTCTACGCCTACAAGCCTTGTCAGTTGAAGATAAGCGACACCGGCAGGAGGGGAATCTACTTCGGCAGGATAGAGAGCGACGGGATAAGGCTGACGATTGAGGGTGCCTTCCTCGTCGGACCGAAGGCGACGAAGAACGTCGTCGAGCTGGACGACGAGCGGGCGAGGCGCTATTTGGCCGGGGAGAGCGTGGAAGTTGACGCGCCGGACGGCTGGGTGCTCCTCAAATGGCGCTCCTACTACCTCGGTTCGGCCAAGGCCAAGAACGGGAGGTTGCTCAACTACGTCCCGAAGGAGAGGAGGTTAAGGATTGAGTAA
- a CDS encoding RtcB family protein: MRQDRTLEQAANVAMLPGIYKYSIVMPDGHQGYGFPIGGVAAFDVKEGVISPGGVGYDINCGVRLIRTNLTEKEVRPRIKELVDTLFKNVPSGLGSKGRVRLHWTQLDDVLADGAKWAVDNGYGWKEDLEHLEEGGRMDGADPSAVSQRAKQRGAPQLGSLGSGNHFLEVQVVDKIYDEEIAKAYGLFEGQVVVMVHTGSRGLGHQVASDYLRIMEKANRKYGIPWPDRELVSVPFQSEEGQRYFSAMKAAANFAWANRQMITHWVRESFEEVFKRKAEDMEMHIVYDVAHNIAKVEEHEVDGRKVKVVVHRKGATRAFPAGHPDVPKAYRDVGQPVLIPGSMGTASYVLAGAEGSMRETFGSSCHGAGRLLSRKAATRQYRGDRLRNELLQRGIYVRAASLRVVAEEAPGAYKSVDNVVNVVHQAGIAKLVARMRPMGVAKG; encoded by the coding sequence ATGCGGCAGGACAGGACGCTGGAGCAGGCCGCCAACGTTGCCATGCTACCCGGCATCTACAAGTACTCCATAGTGATGCCCGATGGGCATCAGGGCTACGGCTTCCCGATTGGAGGCGTCGCGGCGTTCGACGTGAAGGAGGGCGTAATAAGCCCCGGAGGCGTCGGATACGACATCAACTGTGGCGTCAGGCTCATCAGAACCAACCTCACCGAGAAGGAGGTAAGACCACGCATCAAGGAGCTCGTTGACACGCTCTTCAAGAACGTTCCGAGCGGACTTGGAAGCAAGGGAAGGGTTAGACTCCACTGGACCCAGCTCGATGATGTCTTAGCGGACGGTGCCAAGTGGGCCGTCGACAACGGCTACGGCTGGAAGGAGGACCTGGAGCACCTTGAAGAAGGCGGAAGAATGGACGGAGCAGACCCAAGTGCGGTAAGCCAGAGGGCGAAGCAGAGGGGTGCTCCTCAGCTCGGCTCCCTCGGCTCCGGAAACCACTTCCTTGAGGTTCAGGTCGTTGACAAAATCTACGACGAGGAGATAGCTAAAGCGTACGGCCTCTTCGAGGGGCAGGTCGTCGTGATGGTCCACACCGGTTCGCGCGGTCTCGGCCACCAGGTGGCGAGCGACTACCTCAGGATAATGGAGAAGGCCAACAGGAAGTACGGAATCCCCTGGCCCGACCGTGAGCTGGTGAGCGTTCCCTTCCAGAGCGAAGAAGGTCAGAGGTACTTCAGCGCGATGAAAGCTGCCGCGAACTTCGCCTGGGCCAACAGGCAGATGATAACCCACTGGGTCAGGGAGAGCTTTGAGGAGGTCTTCAAGAGGAAAGCGGAGGACATGGAGATGCACATCGTTTACGATGTGGCACACAACATAGCCAAGGTGGAGGAGCACGAGGTCGACGGGAGGAAGGTTAAGGTCGTCGTTCACAGGAAGGGAGCGACGAGGGCCTTCCCAGCAGGCCACCCGGACGTGCCGAAGGCCTATCGCGACGTCGGCCAGCCCGTCCTTATTCCGGGCTCGATGGGAACCGCGAGCTACGTCTTGGCAGGTGCAGAAGGCTCGATGAGAGAGACCTTCGGAAGCTCCTGCCACGGCGCCGGAAGACTGCTCAGCAGGAAGGCCGCAACGAGGCAGTACCGCGGTGACAGGCTCAGGAACGAGCTCCTCCAAAGGGGTATCTACGTCCGCGCGGCTTCGTTAAGGGTCGTCGCGGAGGAGGCACCGGGTGCCTACAAGAGTGTCGATAACGTCGTCAACGTCGTCCACCAGGCTGGCATAGCAAAGCTCGTCGCGAGGATGCGTCCGATGGGCGTCGCGAAGGGCTGA
- a CDS encoding AAA family ATPase produces the protein MVCKNFFRTRPVMEEECLWGKGHRKAVEDILGAVLRGNTAVLLGPRRVGKTSVVSVMAEKLRRKRGYHYVYFNFSRFIGSRAISIADIEPKRTSLKMITTSKSYKISFRGVSVEVRKTSIEEFSRDFSTLVRVLSQNAELGVLIFDEAQVLARLKNLDFRGLLQEITDSYPNISLVFTGSMPGMLVEYLNPGAEKPNFMRSAEIFTLPRWSIEEGRGYLLEGFRSYGIKVTNELELSRAVEELGGVPGFISHYGITAVNLMRTGKSPEEALPVALEESRRYALEEWRKDIEAFLNVYNSRVYIGVLRVLAEAYPSALRGAEIYRRLKILGLAPTRVQHIYKYLETLEKAGFIRSSERKYWIEDPLLREAVKKFNLDRVAPAL, from the coding sequence ATGGTATGTAAAAATTTCTTCAGGACGAGGCCGGTTATGGAGGAGGAATGTCTCTGGGGAAAGGGCCATAGAAAAGCCGTTGAGGACATCCTTGGCGCAGTGTTACGGGGGAACACCGCGGTTCTCCTCGGCCCGAGGAGGGTCGGGAAAACAAGTGTGGTTAGTGTAATGGCAGAAAAACTGAGGCGAAAGAGGGGTTACCATTACGTTTATTTCAACTTTTCTCGCTTCATAGGCTCTCGGGCGATATCAATAGCCGACATAGAACCCAAGAGGACGTCCCTCAAGATGATAACGACGAGCAAAAGCTACAAAATATCATTTCGGGGGGTGAGCGTTGAGGTAAGAAAGACCAGCATTGAGGAGTTCAGCAGGGACTTTTCAACGCTGGTCCGGGTTTTGTCCCAGAATGCCGAGTTGGGTGTTTTGATATTCGACGAAGCCCAGGTTCTGGCCAGGCTGAAGAATCTTGACTTCAGGGGGCTACTGCAGGAGATAACAGACAGTTATCCAAACATCTCTCTCGTTTTCACGGGCTCAATGCCGGGTATGCTGGTCGAGTATCTAAACCCGGGCGCCGAAAAGCCAAACTTCATGCGCTCGGCGGAAATCTTCACCCTTCCACGGTGGAGCATCGAGGAGGGTAGGGGATATCTCCTCGAAGGCTTCAGAAGCTACGGAATAAAGGTAACGAACGAGCTGGAGCTCTCAAGAGCCGTTGAAGAGCTGGGGGGAGTTCCCGGGTTTATCTCTCACTACGGCATTACGGCGGTTAACCTCATGAGAACAGGAAAAAGCCCAGAAGAAGCCCTCCCAGTGGCCCTTGAGGAAAGCAGGAGGTATGCGCTTGAGGAGTGGAGAAAGGACATAGAGGCTTTTCTGAACGTCTACAACAGTAGGGTTTATATCGGCGTTCTCAGGGTTCTGGCCGAGGCATATCCGAGCGCCCTCCGTGGGGCGGAAATCTACAGGAGGCTTAAAATTCTGGGTTTAGCACCTACAAGGGTTCAGCACATCTATAAGTACCTTGAAACCCTTGAAAAAGCCGGTTTTATTCGCTCGTCTGAAAGGAAGTACTGGATTGAAGACCCCCTCCTTAGGGAGGCCGTCAAGAAATTCAACCTCGACCGGGTCGCTCCTGCCCTTTAG
- a CDS encoding archease gives MRTWEHYEHTADIGVRGYGSTLEEAFEAVALGLFDVMVDVRKVEPRECREIEVEEEDLEALLYSFLEELLVLHDMEGLVFGDVRVRIEKTENGYRLKAKACGEVLDYEKHEPKEEVKAITYHDMRIEKLPDGRWMAQFVPDL, from the coding sequence ATGAGGACCTGGGAGCACTACGAGCACACGGCAGACATAGGCGTTCGCGGTTACGGCTCAACGCTGGAGGAGGCCTTTGAGGCTGTGGCGCTGGGCCTGTTTGACGTGATGGTGGACGTGAGGAAGGTCGAGCCGAGGGAGTGTCGCGAGATTGAGGTAGAGGAAGAGGACCTGGAGGCCCTCCTGTACAGCTTCCTTGAGGAACTCCTGGTGCTCCACGACATGGAGGGACTGGTCTTCGGCGACGTCAGGGTCAGGATAGAGAAGACAGAGAACGGCTACCGCCTTAAAGCGAAGGCCTGTGGAGAGGTTCTCGACTACGAGAAGCACGAGCCGAAAGAGGAAGTTAAGGCGATAACCTATCACGACATGAGGATTGAGAAACTGCCGGACGGGCGCTGGATGGCGCAGTTCGTTCCCGACCTGTGA
- a CDS encoding ribbon-helix-helix protein, CopG family — protein MGRVKTSVYVDEELWKEFKELALREGSEVSRLLEEALMNYLINEVLKDVDDSEVPLWFEPLDVGGESSEKLLREMRDEHEERLLGQ, from the coding sequence ATGGGCAGGGTAAAGACGAGCGTTTACGTCGATGAGGAGCTCTGGAAGGAGTTCAAGGAGCTGGCCCTTCGGGAGGGGAGCGAGGTCAGCAGACTGCTGGAGGAGGCTCTGATGAACTACCTCATAAACGAGGTTTTGAAGGACGTTGACGACTCCGAGGTTCCCCTGTGGTTCGAGCCACTCGACGTTGGTGGCGAGAGCAGTGAAAAGCTCCTGAGGGAGATGAGGGATGAGCACGAGGAGCGTTTACTTGGACAGTAG
- a CDS encoding tRNA (cytosine(49)-C(5))-methyltransferase: MSARDVIKETNPPFYERYSKLDDSDEFWEFIVKPLRQSIRVNTLKAPLEVVVGRLEEEFELEPIPWVREGFFINVDNLAKVPEHGLGLIFGQEASSMIPPVVLEPRPGELVLDMAAAPGSKTGQIAQYMENEGCIIANDPNRDRANVLIANLNRMGVLIARVTTRDGAKFARFENTFDRVLLDAPCSSVGMIRKSWRFLREWREKAVVKYMNIQKRLILAGYKALKPGGVMVYSTCTIDPLENEEVVDYLLRKTDARLEKIDLPVKTSEPVLEWEGKTYSDELKKALRIHPNDNDTEAFFIAKIVKPGDGE; the protein is encoded by the coding sequence ATGAGCGCGAGGGACGTTATTAAGGAAACCAATCCCCCATTTTACGAGCGCTACTCAAAGCTCGACGATTCGGACGAGTTCTGGGAGTTCATAGTTAAACCCCTCAGGCAGAGCATCAGGGTGAACACGCTCAAGGCACCGCTGGAGGTTGTTGTTGGGAGACTCGAAGAGGAGTTTGAGCTCGAGCCGATTCCCTGGGTCAGGGAGGGGTTCTTCATCAACGTTGACAACCTCGCGAAGGTTCCGGAGCACGGCTTGGGCTTAATCTTCGGCCAGGAAGCCAGCTCGATGATTCCGCCGGTGGTTCTCGAGCCGAGGCCGGGGGAGCTCGTCCTCGACATGGCCGCCGCGCCGGGCTCGAAGACCGGCCAGATAGCCCAGTACATGGAGAACGAGGGGTGCATAATAGCCAACGACCCCAACAGGGACAGGGCCAACGTTCTGATAGCGAACCTCAACAGAATGGGGGTTCTGATAGCGAGGGTGACGACGAGGGACGGGGCCAAATTCGCGCGCTTCGAGAATACCTTCGACAGGGTTCTATTAGATGCACCGTGCTCCTCTGTCGGAATGATACGAAAGAGCTGGCGCTTCCTGAGGGAGTGGCGTGAGAAGGCCGTCGTCAAGTACATGAACATTCAGAAGAGGCTTATCTTGGCCGGTTACAAGGCGCTGAAGCCCGGAGGGGTCATGGTATATTCGACCTGTACCATAGACCCGCTGGAGAACGAGGAGGTCGTTGACTACCTCCTGAGGAAGACCGACGCGAGGCTTGAAAAGATAGACCTGCCCGTGAAGACGAGCGAGCCCGTCCTCGAGTGGGAGGGGAAGACCTACTCGGACGAGCTGAAAAAGGCCCTGCGCATACACCCGAACGACAACGACACCGAGGCCTTCTTCATAGCGAAGATAGTCAAGCCGGGTGATGGGGAATGA
- a CDS encoding phosphatase PAP2 family protein, whose protein sequence is MNPLLSRLRDKEVLVRLNAFILSYFGWIAFGVLYGYIGRWSVDITRDFLKLPLTSKSLVLGLLDYTRSLVPLYTTLRWVYYFGFAGSIGFMVLYVLLYLRDLQTSDELLARYLMAYAGAGTIYLLVHIHAPHYVYHIPGYSMENTLLTRQEFVLPSLHNTFAAINIITIWKYRKRLGGKVLIGINTLIPFATVFLGHHWIYDVLTGFLLAWAVSRVTDGWAVRIPQSLYRLELKSLGALTMFNFVLATLMLLIALDPQKWLMVIRSILGQP, encoded by the coding sequence ATGAACCCACTCCTCTCGAGGCTTCGCGACAAAGAAGTCCTCGTCAGGCTCAACGCCTTCATCCTCAGCTACTTCGGATGGATAGCGTTTGGCGTTTTATACGGGTACATCGGCAGGTGGAGCGTTGACATCACCCGTGACTTTTTAAAGCTCCCCCTAACCTCCAAATCCCTAGTTCTCGGGCTTCTTGACTATACCCGCTCACTCGTCCCCCTTTACACGACACTTCGGTGGGTGTACTACTTTGGATTCGCAGGGTCAATAGGGTTTATGGTGCTTTACGTTCTTCTCTATCTGCGCGACCTGCAGACGTCAGACGAGCTCCTCGCAAGGTACCTGATGGCATACGCAGGCGCCGGAACGATTTACCTTCTCGTCCACATTCACGCCCCTCACTACGTTTACCACATTCCAGGTTACTCGATGGAGAACACCCTCCTCACGAGACAGGAGTTCGTATTGCCTTCACTGCACAACACCTTCGCCGCCATAAACATCATAACAATCTGGAAGTACAGAAAGCGCCTTGGAGGAAAAGTGCTGATAGGGATAAACACTTTAATTCCCTTTGCGACAGTCTTCCTCGGCCACCATTGGATATACGATGTCCTCACGGGTTTCCTTCTTGCGTGGGCAGTTTCCCGCGTAACGGACGGATGGGCGGTAAGGATTCCCCAGAGCCTCTACCGTCTTGAGCTTAAGTCCCTCGGCGCCCTTACCATGTTCAACTTCGTCCTAGCAACGCTGATGCTCCTTATAGCCCTCGACCCCCAGAAGTGGCTGATGGTAATCCGGAGCATCCTCGGCCAGCCCTGA
- a CDS encoding HAD family hydrolase has translation MEIPGYGKLEFGAVLFDLNGTLGVEGKVPEDVKELLAKLADRYTVVVLSADTFGTLEEEFRGLPVRIERVSSGAEKAEIAEGYAPYVAVGNGNNDVAMLEKAELAFCVIGREGGSVDALLASDVVVTDVRDVIEMLLNEKKLIATLRR, from the coding sequence GTGGAAATACCCGGCTACGGAAAGCTTGAGTTTGGGGCGGTTCTCTTCGACCTGAACGGAACGCTCGGTGTTGAGGGAAAGGTTCCAGAAGACGTTAAGGAGCTCCTCGCAAAGCTCGCCGACCGCTACACCGTGGTCGTTCTCAGCGCGGACACCTTTGGGACCTTAGAGGAGGAATTCAGAGGGTTGCCCGTTAGAATCGAGAGGGTCTCAAGCGGTGCCGAAAAGGCCGAGATTGCCGAAGGCTACGCACCTTACGTCGCGGTGGGTAACGGGAACAACGACGTTGCCATGCTTGAGAAGGCGGAACTGGCCTTCTGCGTGATTGGGCGGGAAGGGGGGAGCGTTGATGCGCTCCTCGCGAGCGATGTAGTCGTCACGGACGTTAGGGATGTGATAGAGATGCTCCTCAACGAGAAGAAGCTAATAGCGACTCTGAGGAGGTAG
- a CDS encoding AIR synthase family protein: MKPGKLPPELLEKLVLSRLPSKGKGVIVGPGTGIDGTALNVEGTLVASSDPITGATKRIGFYAVHVNANDVAVMGAEPRWFLTTVLLPENANEGLLSEIIDEISREAEKLGVAVVGGHTEVTLGLDRPIVVGTMLGEAERLVRPDGARPGDAIIMTKWAGIEGTAIIAEELRERLAPILGEEFLERASSLIEYLSVLPEARILRKVANAMHDPTEGGVLNGLHEMADASGLGFRVYAERIPIREETKTLCNYLHLNPLGLISSGVLLTSVPRDYAKKTVEELLSHGITASIIGEFLAEEKRVIVEENEERPAWRPESDELWKVV, translated from the coding sequence ATGAAGCCCGGAAAACTCCCGCCGGAACTCCTTGAGAAGCTCGTTCTCTCAAGGCTTCCATCTAAGGGTAAAGGTGTCATCGTCGGCCCGGGAACGGGGATAGACGGGACAGCCTTAAACGTCGAGGGAACTCTCGTTGCATCCAGCGACCCGATAACCGGGGCAACGAAGAGAATCGGCTTTTATGCAGTCCACGTTAACGCGAACGACGTGGCGGTTATGGGCGCGGAGCCGAGGTGGTTTCTAACGACGGTGCTCCTTCCAGAGAACGCGAACGAGGGACTTTTAAGCGAGATAATCGACGAAATCTCGCGCGAGGCCGAAAAGCTCGGTGTTGCGGTCGTCGGCGGGCACACGGAGGTAACCCTGGGCCTCGACAGGCCCATAGTGGTTGGAACAATGCTTGGCGAGGCCGAGAGGCTCGTCAGGCCCGATGGGGCGAGGCCGGGGGATGCAATAATCATGACGAAGTGGGCCGGAATCGAGGGAACCGCCATAATCGCGGAGGAGCTCAGGGAAAGGCTCGCCCCCATACTCGGGGAGGAGTTCCTTGAGCGGGCATCGTCTCTCATCGAGTACCTGAGCGTTCTTCCCGAGGCGAGGATTCTCAGGAAGGTCGCCAATGCGATGCACGACCCGACCGAGGGCGGAGTGCTCAACGGCCTCCACGAGATGGCCGATGCCTCGGGTCTTGGCTTCAGGGTTTACGCCGAGAGGATTCCAATCCGCGAGGAGACGAAAACCCTCTGCAACTACCTCCACCTGAACCCGCTCGGCCTGATAAGCTCTGGCGTCCTCCTCACCTCGGTTCCGAGGGATTATGCTAAAAAGACCGTCGAGGAGCTTTTGAGCCACGGCATAACCGCGAGCATCATAGGGGAGTTTTTAGCCGAGGAGAAGCGCGTCATAGTCGAGGAGAACGAAGAGAGGCCCGCGTGGAGACCCGAGAGCGACGAGCTGTGGAAGGTCGTTTAG
- a CDS encoding type II toxin-antitoxin system VapC family toxin has protein sequence MSTRSVYLDSSAILKRYLNENGSDLVKKAFRDAYRGEVKLAFSFWNIGEVIGIFDKKLRRGQLTEEEFNFLKRGFLAEVKRFTRLGVLEVVPVHSLLLADAWELIERYHIYQADALQIVSAKYVKADAFYTADKRLHEVALKEGLNSILVGVRE, from the coding sequence ATGAGCACGAGGAGCGTTTACTTGGACAGTAGCGCAATCTTGAAGAGGTATCTGAACGAAAACGGAAGTGACCTCGTGAAGAAAGCCTTCAGGGACGCCTACAGGGGTGAGGTGAAGCTGGCCTTCAGCTTCTGGAACATAGGCGAGGTAATTGGGATATTCGACAAAAAGCTGAGGAGGGGCCAGCTCACCGAGGAGGAGTTCAACTTCCTGAAGAGGGGCTTCCTTGCGGAGGTAAAGCGGTTCACGAGACTGGGTGTCCTTGAGGTCGTTCCCGTCCATTCCCTGCTCCTCGCCGATGCGTGGGAGCTGATTGAGAGGTATCACATTTATCAGGCAGACGCCTTGCAAATAGTTTCGGCGAAGTATGTAAAGGCCGATGCCTTTTACACCGCAGATAAGAGGCTTCACGAGGTAGCCCTTAAAGAGGGCCTGAACTCAATTCTCGTGGGGGTGAGAGAATGA
- a CDS encoding ribosome biogenesis/translation initiation ATPase RLI, whose product MRIAVIDYDKCNPDKCGHFLCERVCPVNRMGGEAIIIDEENYRPVIQEASCTGCGICVHKCPFNAITIVNLPEQLDEDCVHRYGINGFVLYRLPVVKEGMVVGILGPNGTGKTTAVKILSGQLLPNLCGDNDSWDNVIKAFRGNELQTYFERLKNGEIRPVVKPQYVDLIPKAVKGKVRDLLRKADESGRFDEVVKELELENVLDRDIRHLSGGELQRVAIAAALLRNAEFYFFDEPSSYLDIRQRLRIAKIIRKLAESGKNVLAVEHDLAILDYMSDIIHVVYGKPGAYGIFSQPKSTRNGINEFLRGYLRDENVRFRPYEINFSKKSERKSQEGEILVEYPSLVKDYGSFRLEAEGGELYIGEVVGIVGPNGIGKTTFVKMLAGVEKPTEGEIDWSLTVSYKPQYIKTDYDGTVYELLSKIDASKLMSSFYKSELLNPLGIPELYDKNVNDLSGGELQRVAIVACLLRDADLYLLDEPSAHLDVEQRLAVSKAIRSLMAKNEKTALIVEHDVMMVDYLSDRLIVFEGQPGKFGRASKPMGMREGMNRFLASVGITFRRDPDTGRPRANKEGSVKDREQKERGEYYYT is encoded by the coding sequence ATGAGAATCGCGGTCATCGACTACGACAAGTGCAACCCTGACAAGTGCGGTCACTTCCTCTGCGAGCGAGTCTGCCCGGTCAACCGAATGGGCGGTGAGGCGATAATCATAGACGAAGAAAACTACAGGCCGGTCATACAGGAGGCCAGCTGTACCGGCTGTGGAATCTGCGTTCACAAGTGCCCCTTCAACGCGATAACGATAGTCAACCTGCCGGAGCAACTTGACGAGGACTGCGTCCACCGCTACGGAATCAACGGCTTCGTCCTCTACCGCCTCCCGGTTGTCAAAGAGGGCATGGTCGTTGGAATCCTCGGTCCCAACGGAACCGGTAAGACGACGGCCGTCAAAATCCTTTCCGGCCAGCTCCTGCCGAACCTCTGCGGCGACAACGACTCCTGGGATAACGTGATTAAGGCCTTCCGAGGAAACGAGCTCCAGACGTACTTTGAGAGGCTGAAGAACGGGGAGATTCGACCCGTCGTGAAGCCCCAGTACGTTGACCTGATTCCCAAGGCCGTTAAGGGAAAGGTCCGCGACCTGCTCAGGAAGGCCGACGAGAGCGGAAGGTTCGACGAGGTTGTTAAGGAGCTTGAGCTCGAAAACGTTCTCGATAGAGACATAAGGCATCTCTCGGGCGGTGAGCTTCAGCGCGTTGCCATAGCCGCGGCCCTCCTGAGAAACGCGGAGTTCTACTTCTTCGATGAGCCGTCGAGCTACCTCGACATAAGGCAGAGGCTCAGGATTGCGAAAATCATAAGGAAGCTCGCCGAGTCGGGCAAGAACGTTCTGGCGGTCGAGCACGACCTCGCTATCCTCGACTACATGAGCGACATAATTCACGTCGTTTACGGTAAGCCCGGTGCCTACGGTATCTTTTCACAGCCCAAGTCAACGAGAAACGGCATAAACGAGTTCCTCAGAGGCTATTTGAGGGACGAGAACGTCAGGTTCAGGCCCTACGAGATAAACTTCAGCAAGAAGAGCGAGCGCAAGAGCCAGGAGGGAGAAATCCTCGTCGAGTATCCGAGTCTCGTTAAGGACTACGGCTCCTTCAGGCTTGAGGCTGAGGGTGGCGAGCTCTACATCGGCGAGGTCGTCGGAATCGTCGGCCCGAACGGAATCGGTAAGACAACCTTCGTGAAGATGCTCGCGGGAGTCGAGAAGCCGACGGAGGGCGAGATAGACTGGTCCCTCACCGTCTCGTACAAGCCCCAGTACATAAAAACCGACTACGACGGAACGGTTTACGAGCTCCTCAGCAAGATTGACGCGAGCAAGCTCATGAGCAGTTTCTACAAGAGCGAGCTCCTCAACCCGCTCGGAATTCCAGAGCTCTACGACAAGAACGTCAACGACCTCTCCGGCGGTGAGCTCCAGCGCGTTGCCATCGTGGCCTGCCTGCTCCGCGATGCCGACCTGTACCTCCTCGACGAGCCCTCAGCGCATCTCGACGTCGAGCAGAGGCTGGCGGTTTCGAAGGCAATCCGCTCGCTCATGGCCAAGAACGAGAAGACCGCGCTTATAGTCGAGCACGACGTCATGATGGTTGACTACCTGAGCGACAGGCTGATAGTCTTTGAGGGCCAGCCCGGCAAGTTCGGAAGGGCGAGCAAGCCGATGGGTATGCGCGAGGGGATGAACCGCTTCCTGGCATCGGTGGGCATAACCTTCAGGCGCGACCCCGACACAGGAAGGCCGAGGGCCAACAAGGAGGGCTCCGTAAAGGACAGGGAGCAGAAGGAGAGGGGCGAGTACTACTACACCTAA
- the panB gene encoding 3-methyl-2-oxobutanoate hydroxymethyltransferase, which yields MREVTPKKIREMKGKEKITMVTAYDYPSALLADKAGIDIVFVGDSLGMVVYGDNNTLNVTMEQMVFHTRAVARAVKRALVLADMPFSSYEVSVEEGVKNAVRLIQAGADAVKIEGGADHEKLVRKLVRMGIPVMGHTGLTPQRYLRLGGYRITGETEEEIEEILRDAKALERAGAFAVVLEFVLADVAKLVTEEVSIPTIGIGAGPYVDGQVLVWHDLLGIYESSPPFAKRYAELGGIILEALSQYNREVKAGEFPSSEHYWEYQDKEDFERKAKNALRRLDL from the coding sequence ATGAGGGAGGTAACGCCGAAGAAAATCCGCGAGATGAAGGGGAAGGAGAAAATCACGATGGTGACGGCATACGATTACCCCTCGGCGCTCCTGGCGGATAAGGCGGGAATTGACATCGTTTTCGTCGGCGATTCCCTCGGAATGGTCGTTTACGGCGATAACAATACGCTCAACGTGACTATGGAGCAGATGGTTTTCCATACGAGGGCCGTTGCAAGGGCCGTCAAGCGGGCGCTCGTTTTAGCTGACATGCCCTTCTCCAGCTACGAGGTCAGCGTCGAGGAGGGTGTTAAGAACGCCGTTCGGCTTATTCAGGCCGGAGCCGATGCGGTGAAGATTGAAGGCGGTGCCGACCACGAGAAGCTCGTCAGGAAGCTCGTAAGGATGGGAATTCCGGTTATGGGCCACACCGGACTAACCCCCCAGCGCTATCTAAGGCTCGGTGGCTACAGAATCACGGGCGAGACGGAGGAGGAAATCGAGGAAATCCTGCGCGATGCGAAAGCCCTTGAGCGGGCCGGAGCCTTTGCGGTCGTTCTGGAGTTCGTTTTGGCCGATGTTGCGAAGCTCGTAACTGAGGAGGTCTCGATTCCGACGATAGGAATTGGCGCAGGCCCATACGTTGACGGTCAGGTTCTGGTCTGGCACGACCTCCTTGGAATTTACGAAAGCTCGCCTCCCTTCGCCAAGCGCTACGCCGAGCTGGGTGGGATTATCTTGGAGGCCCTGAGTCAGTACAACCGGGAGGTCAAGGCTGGAGAATTTCCAAGTTCCGAGCACTACTGGGAGTATCAGGACAAGGAAGACTTTGAGAGGAAGGCGAAAAACGCCCTCAGAAGGCTCGACCTCTAA
- a CDS encoding YigZ family protein, whose amino-acid sequence MKTLKGPGTARLVVKKSVFIGYASPAKNEEEAKAFITKIKAHHSDANHNVSAYVINDGRNFAVRYDDDGEPKGSAGKSVLKVIQNKGLSNVVVVVTRYFGGIKLGYGGLVKAYSEAASLAIENAGIVEVYETERFQVTFPYSLFHTVRETIEKAGARVVGEDYSNNVTFTVEVRKGEAEGLMELLRERTRGRVRLGALS is encoded by the coding sequence ATGAAGACCCTAAAAGGACCAGGCACGGCCCGACTCGTTGTGAAGAAGTCCGTCTTCATAGGCTACGCCTCGCCCGCTAAAAACGAGGAGGAAGCCAAGGCCTTCATCACAAAAATCAAGGCCCATCACAGCGACGCTAACCACAACGTCTCGGCCTACGTTATAAACGACGGGCGGAACTTCGCGGTTCGCTACGATGACGACGGCGAGCCGAAGGGGAGCGCCGGAAAGTCCGTCCTGAAGGTGATTCAGAACAAAGGCCTGAGCAACGTGGTCGTCGTGGTCACGCGCTACTTCGGCGGGATAAAGCTCGGCTACGGTGGTCTGGTAAAGGCCTACAGCGAGGCCGCGAGTCTCGCTATTGAGAACGCGGGAATCGTTGAGGTTTACGAAACGGAGCGCTTTCAGGTTACCTTCCCCTACAGCCTGTTCCACACGGTCAGAGAAACCATAGAGAAGGCCGGCGCGAGGGTCGTGGGCGAGGACTACTCCAATAACGTTACCTTCACCGTTGAGGTAAGGAAGGGCGAGGCCGAGGGACTGATGGAGCTTTTGCGGGAAAGGACGAGGGGTAGGGTGAGGTTAGGGGCACTCTCATGA